ACCTCTCTCACATGAAACAGAATGTGAGCTCGTACCTGTCATTCGTTGCGGGCTCCGGCCTTGAAGTTCAGATCTCGCCCTCATCTGCCGCAGATGCTGTCCTACTTTCCAAATTCATTCAATCCATTTACTCCCATCCGCCGTCCGAATGGAAACCCCTTCTAGTTGGGTTAGAACAAGGCAGACTGACACTTTCACAGTTTCTTGCGCGTTCCAAGAATACGCAACCTTTTCAGTCGCCGTTGATTGCAATGTACCAAGATCTCAGAGAGTTCCATATAAAAGATCCTCAAGGCAAGGTAGTGGCGATGTCGGACCTTCAACGCAATATTATGGATGACCCTACAGTTTTAAGAGGTAGCACACCAGGTTTCGTCGAAGGCCACCTTATCCCTGAAATATCTCAGTGCATTGCATCGATATTAGGGGCTCAGAAAACACAGGCTTTGACTGCTACTAGTGCAAATGTCATAACGTTTGTTGCGTCCATCATGGAGCTTACATGCTCTGATGACCCTGTCACAGACTCGGCGTCAGTTTTTGCTCACTACGTCAAACCGCTTATCTTTGAGAGTTTCAAATCACCCGACAGACAGCTGCGTTTCTTGTTGCTGGTCTACTTCGCAAACTACCTCGAAAAGCTCACTAACAATGAGGTCTCAGATCGCATATTTCCTCATTTCGTTCAGGGGCTTGCTGATTCGGACGCAACAATGAGGattgaaactttgaagaagatacCCGATGTCACGCCCCTAATTACCGAACGCCAACTGAACAACGACCTGCTGAGACACTTGGCTAAAACTCAAGTTGATGCGGATGTCGAAATCAGGACCTGGACTATCCTCACCATATCAGGGCTTTcgaaaaagctttcccCCTCCAACAATCGATCAGGTATTCTCGCTACTGCATTTACGAAATCTCTCAAAGATCCACATGTGAAGCCTAAGCTGGCTGCTCTTTACGGCCTTGAAACTTcgcttgagctttttgatgtgACGACTATAGCAAACAAGATTCTGACAGTAATCGCGCCTGGCCTACTCGACAGTAATGGGCAAGTTAGAAGGAAAGCAAAGAACCTTTTTAGGCTCTATCTTTCTAAACTGGAAGGGGAGACAGATCAAATCCCAGCTGACGATAGCGAGGAAGTTGAGGTTGATTTTGACGCAAGCTTGAGGAAAGAAAATGGGCAAGTAATCCAGCAATTCATGAGCAATTTGAAACTTTCAACGCCGCCAATAATGTCACAGCCGCAGACTCATGATCTTGCTGAGAATACTGGAGATGATGAGTGGGCTCAAAATAATGATGAATGGGCTCAAAATAACGATGAATGggatgatgatgaaggCTGGGAAGGTGATCTGGTTGATGATATCGACGCTGGCTTGAGTAAACCAACTCAGGAAACAAAAGGCGGCCACCAGGCTAAGGTACACATCGGACAAGttaaaattcaaaaatcaTGGAATAAAGACATCGAAAATGATGA
This is a stretch of genomic DNA from Lachancea thermotolerans CBS 6340 chromosome D complete sequence. It encodes these proteins:
- the CEX1 gene encoding COPI-interacting protein CEX1 (similar to uniprot|Q12453 Saccharomyces cerevisiae YOR112W), translating into MWKQEWRSEPPSWQVLSISRSGPCVFSQNTRKNTELHHTCKITTSDPRALPMNFLFKSISGFQFPYSLESTPSVTTPIWEATNGHRKSDSLPVTVFSFQKQRNGALDAMIANAVHYAKVLKLPGILRVVDVLDTNQNTAYVVTERAHILDTKGLSQHALSLGTLQVAETLELLHAQAKVVLGTLSRGTVFVNERGEWRLFGLELCSKISDLSHMKQNVSSYLSFVAGSGLEVQISPSSAADAVLLSKFIQSIYSHPPSEWKPLLVGLEQGRLTLSQFLARSKNTQPFQSPLIAMYQDLREFHIKDPQGKVVAMSDLQRNIMDDPTVLRGSTPGFVEGHLIPEISQCIASILGAQKTQALTATSANVITFVASIMELTCSDDPVTDSASVFAHYVKPLIFESFKSPDRQLRFLLLVYFANYLEKLTNNEVSDRIFPHFVQGLADSDATMRIETLKKIPDVTPLITERQLNNDLLRHLAKTQVDADVEIRTWTILTISGLSKKLSPSNNRSGILATAFTKSLKDPHVKPKLAALYGLETSLELFDVTTIANKILTVIAPGLLDSNGQVRRKAKNLFRLYLSKLEGETDQIPADDSEEVEVDFDASLRKENGQVIQQFMSNLKLSTPPIMSQPQTHDLAENTGDDEWAQNNDEWAQNNDEWDDDEGWEGDLVDDIDAGLSKPTQETKGGHQAKVHIGQVKIQKSWNKDIENDDWDSWDQPADLSTKAASKTSKPPTSKVTAKRTIIKASRQKKDQKPNPIAEKAEVFEGFENDGDDGWGDDW